The following coding sequences lie in one Listeria ivanovii subsp. londoniensis genomic window:
- a CDS encoding NAD(P)H-dependent oxidoreductase, which translates to MTLYRQLLAREQENNPIRVGVIGAGQMGFGMISQIAAIPGMSVVGISDIHVEAAKKAADAYNATAIKKEKILLSNNFKEIIHSDLVEVIVDATGVPEVGAKISLETLLAKKQLVLLNVEIDITIGPLMKKLYDSAGLVYTGSDGDEPAAITELYEFSKSMGMEVLVAGKGKNNKLKINANPDSCQAEADGKNMASHMLAAFQDGTKTMAEMNLLSNAIGYVPDVVGMHGISGDVDSIIKDLDLKEQGGILNKFGVVEYVDGLAPGVFVIVKGQNEGVSHELSYLMKKGERDHHILYRPYHLASLETPLTIAKAVLNHDHAIVPKGAPVSETVAVAKKDIQAGEKLDGIGGFCVRGVLETHVDMATNGHIPIGLISGEVIARRNIKAGTFITDEDVTLDESTTVWKLRKLQDETFSN; encoded by the coding sequence ATGACTTTATACAGACAGTTACTTGCTCGTGAACAAGAAAATAATCCTATTCGTGTCGGAGTTATCGGTGCCGGTCAAATGGGATTCGGGATGATTTCACAAATCGCTGCTATTCCAGGAATGAGTGTAGTTGGTATTAGTGATATTCATGTGGAAGCTGCAAAAAAAGCTGCTGATGCTTACAATGCTACTGCTATAAAAAAAGAAAAAATTCTATTATCAAATAACTTTAAAGAAATTATTCATTCTGATCTGGTAGAAGTGATTGTCGATGCTACAGGTGTCCCAGAAGTCGGAGCAAAAATTTCCCTAGAAACCTTACTTGCTAAAAAACAACTCGTATTACTTAATGTTGAAATTGATATTACAATCGGACCATTGATGAAAAAATTATATGATAGTGCTGGTTTAGTTTATACCGGTTCAGATGGCGATGAGCCTGCCGCAATAACTGAACTTTACGAATTTTCCAAATCCATGGGGATGGAAGTGCTTGTTGCCGGAAAAGGAAAAAACAATAAATTAAAAATCAATGCTAATCCAGATAGTTGCCAAGCCGAAGCAGATGGAAAAAATATGGCTTCTCATATGTTAGCTGCTTTCCAAGATGGTACTAAAACAATGGCTGAAATGAATCTACTTTCCAATGCGATTGGTTATGTTCCTGATGTAGTTGGAATGCACGGTATCTCTGGTGATGTTGATTCTATTATTAAAGATTTAGACTTAAAAGAACAAGGTGGAATTTTAAATAAGTTTGGTGTTGTTGAATATGTCGACGGTTTAGCACCAGGAGTTTTCGTTATTGTTAAAGGACAAAATGAAGGAGTTAGTCATGAGTTAAGCTATTTAATGAAAAAAGGTGAACGCGATCATCACATCCTTTACCGTCCTTATCACTTAGCAAGTCTTGAAACACCACTCACAATTGCCAAAGCTGTTCTTAATCATGATCATGCTATTGTACCAAAAGGCGCGCCAGTTTCAGAAACCGTTGCTGTCGCGAAAAAAGATATTCAAGCAGGTGAAAAACTTGATGGAATCGGTGGTTTCTGTGTTCGTGGCGTCTTAGAAACACATGTTGATATGGCAACAAATGGGCATATTCCAATCGGCTTAATTAGTGGCGAGGTTATAGCCCGTCGAAATATTAAAGCTGGTACTTTCATTACAGACGAAGATGTCACACTTGATGAGTCTACTACCGTTTGGAAACTTAGAAAACTACAAGATGAAACTTTTAGTAATTAA
- a CDS encoding sugar-binding transcriptional regulator produces the protein MKWEEKRDMVKIATWYYHYGWTQAQIAKKVGISRSIISKTLQRAKDLGIVEIFIKDETYYTVDLEQKLEEKFGLEEAIVVATHDMSEDEALNFLAKEAAYTLSKRIAKVNTLGISWGKTIRKFANEFPYIPHKNLSIIPLIGGMGSSDIDLHSNQICYDLKKKMQCHSKYLYAPALVEDTEMKNDLSKNKYINEVLEEGKKVDMAIVGISSPYNHSTMEEIGYITPEIIEELRYKDVIGDINSRFYTANGKEAKTKINTHVIGLSLEELKNIPTVVALANGLHKKDALETALTAGLIDVIVITDRMAEYILQNKD, from the coding sequence ATGAAATGGGAAGAAAAAAGAGATATGGTGAAAATCGCTACCTGGTATTACCATTACGGTTGGACCCAAGCACAAATTGCAAAAAAAGTCGGGATATCTAGATCCATCATCTCCAAAACACTACAACGTGCCAAAGATTTAGGGATTGTGGAGATCTTTATTAAGGATGAAACTTATTACACAGTTGACTTAGAACAAAAATTAGAAGAAAAATTTGGACTAGAAGAAGCAATTGTAGTCGCAACACATGATATGTCCGAAGATGAGGCATTGAATTTTCTAGCCAAAGAAGCCGCTTATACGCTCAGTAAACGTATTGCTAAAGTTAATACTCTTGGGATTTCTTGGGGGAAAACGATTCGCAAATTTGCCAATGAATTTCCATATATCCCTCATAAAAATTTATCAATTATTCCCCTTATTGGCGGAATGGGATCCAGTGATATTGATCTTCACTCCAACCAAATCTGTTATGACTTAAAAAAGAAAATGCAGTGCCATTCTAAGTATCTTTATGCACCCGCACTTGTAGAAGATACCGAAATGAAAAACGATTTATCCAAAAATAAATATATTAATGAAGTCTTGGAAGAAGGAAAAAAAGTAGATATGGCGATAGTTGGGATTTCTAGCCCTTATAACCACAGCACAATGGAAGAAATTGGCTATATTACCCCAGAAATTATAGAAGAATTACGTTACAAAGATGTCATTGGCGACATTAATTCTCGTTTCTACACAGCAAACGGCAAAGAAGCTAAAACAAAAATTAATACGCACGTAATCGGCTTAAGCTTGGAAGAATTAAAAAATATCCCTACTGTTGTTGCACTTGCAAATGGACTACATAAAAAAGACGCCCTCGAAACCGCACTCACTGCTGGATTAATAGATGTGATTGTGATAACTGATAGAATGGCTGAATACATTCTTCAAAACAAAGATTAA
- the cbpA gene encoding cyclic di-AMP binding protein CbpA, whose product MLIKNLCIPKINLTTVPGDATLQEAINLLEESGYRCVPVLDKKGEKFLGNIYKMHIYKHAANGGSLSDPVMSLIKNASKHICVNASFFEVFFTIKELPYITVLNEQGHFYGILTHGKLLGLLQDGWNVKTTSYVLTIATGEVKGALTKITKIIDRYSSIASLITLDNQSEDFIRRVLVSLPTGVTEDKKNEIVAHLERKGLRVVETEKIQK is encoded by the coding sequence ATGTTGATAAAAAACCTTTGTATCCCTAAAATAAATTTAACAACGGTACCTGGAGACGCTACATTACAAGAGGCTATCAATTTATTGGAAGAATCTGGTTATCGCTGTGTTCCTGTATTAGACAAAAAAGGCGAAAAATTCTTAGGTAATATTTATAAAATGCACATTTACAAACATGCTGCAAATGGTGGTAGCTTAAGCGATCCAGTAATGAGCTTAATCAAAAATGCCTCGAAACATATTTGTGTGAATGCTTCTTTCTTTGAAGTATTCTTTACTATTAAAGAGTTACCGTATATCACTGTTTTAAATGAGCAAGGTCATTTTTATGGTATTTTAACGCATGGAAAATTACTTGGACTACTCCAAGATGGTTGGAATGTAAAAACAACAAGTTATGTACTTACGATTGCAACTGGTGAAGTAAAAGGTGCCTTAACAAAAATCACCAAAATCATCGACCGTTATTCAAGTATTGCCAGCCTTATCACACTCGACAATCAATCCGAAGACTTCATTCGCCGCGTGCTTGTATCCTTACCAACTGGTGTAACAGAAGATAAGAAAAATGAGATTGTGGCACACTTAGAACGTAAAGGTTTGCGAGTCGTCGAAACAGAAAAAATTCAAAAATAA
- a CDS encoding iron-containing alcohol dehydrogenase, whose product MGQEMLNFDYYNPTHIIFGKNRLEELNQVIPADKKVLLLYGGGSVKKFGTLDKVKAVLKNREIGEFGGIEANPTYETLIKAIKLVKEENYDFLLAVGGGSVIDGTKFVAAGALFDGDPIHIFGSGIGENRPITEALPFGTVLTLPATGSEMNSGGVVTFVEKKAKLGFGSPFTYPVFSLLDPELTYTLPTRQLANGIMDAYVHVMEQYMTYPVGALLQDRYAESLLQTLIEIGPDVIDENNHDYNTRATFMWSATNALNGTLSRGVPQDWASHGLGHEITALYGIDHARTLAIVLPSLLNVRRNEKREKLVQYAERVWGITNGDEDAKIDAAIAKTREFFESLGAGTRFNDYGLGEEVVEQLVNQLERHGLTSISERGDQTLEVSRQIYTNAL is encoded by the coding sequence ATGGGACAAGAAATGTTGAATTTCGATTATTATAACCCTACGCATATTATTTTTGGTAAAAATCGTTTGGAAGAATTAAATCAGGTTATTCCTGCAGATAAAAAAGTTCTACTATTATATGGTGGTGGAAGTGTTAAAAAATTTGGTACGCTAGATAAAGTGAAAGCAGTTCTGAAAAACAGAGAAATCGGTGAATTTGGCGGAATTGAAGCGAATCCTACATACGAAACTTTAATAAAAGCAATTAAACTTGTGAAAGAAGAAAACTATGATTTCTTGCTTGCTGTTGGTGGTGGTTCTGTTATTGATGGTACAAAATTTGTTGCTGCAGGAGCTTTGTTTGACGGGGATCCAATCCATATTTTTGGTAGTGGAATTGGAGAAAACCGTCCTATTACAGAAGCGCTTCCATTTGGGACAGTTTTAACTTTACCAGCAACGGGTTCTGAAATGAATAGCGGTGGCGTGGTAACTTTTGTTGAAAAGAAAGCTAAACTTGGATTCGGAAGTCCATTTACTTATCCAGTGTTTTCTTTACTTGACCCAGAACTTACATATACACTACCTACGCGCCAACTTGCGAATGGAATTATGGATGCGTATGTGCATGTTATGGAACAGTATATGACTTATCCAGTGGGGGCTTTACTTCAAGATCGTTATGCAGAAAGCTTGTTACAAACATTGATTGAAATTGGACCAGATGTAATCGACGAAAATAATCACGACTATAATACTCGCGCGACTTTTATGTGGTCGGCTACAAACGCATTAAATGGTACACTATCTCGAGGTGTTCCGCAAGATTGGGCGAGCCATGGTTTGGGTCATGAAATTACCGCGCTTTACGGAATTGACCACGCTCGAACATTAGCCATTGTACTTCCATCACTTTTAAATGTACGTCGAAATGAAAAACGAGAAAAATTAGTGCAATATGCTGAACGAGTATGGGGCATAACTAACGGTGATGAGGATGCAAAAATAGATGCAGCAATTGCTAAAACACGTGAGTTCTTTGAAAGTCTAGGTGCGGGGACTAGATTTAACGATTATGGTCTCGGCGAAGAAGTAGTGGAACAACTTGTGAATCAATTAGAACGACATGGTTTAACAAGTATTTCAGAACGTGGCGATCAAACTCTAGAAGTATCTCGTCAAATATACACAAATGCATTATAA
- a CDS encoding peptide MFS transporter: MSTDSPAKEKTFFGHPRGLATLFNTEFWERFSYYGMRAILIYYMYDTVANGGLGFSQATATAIMSIYGSLVFMSGVIGGWFADRVLGPRQTIFYGGVLIMFGHIVLALPNGGATALFISMAFIILGTGLLKPNVSNVVGDLYPAEDNRRDAGFSIFYMGINLGAFIAPFIVSAVSDKANSFHAGFSVAAVGMAVALIVYVLTGKRYLKEAGQKVPNPLQKSETKSLIVKIIGIVLGIGLLIAILTLITGSLTINTIILAVTVMGVGVPLAYFIMMMTSKKTEPDEKSRLTAYIPLFLIAVLFWMIEEQGSSTLAIFAAERTDLSIGSFNLNPANFQSLNPVFVIILSPIFAWIWTRLGDRQPSTPRKFALGLFFAGLSFVIMMLPGILHGNTTTLVSPLWLVLSFFICIFGEMFISPVGLSATTKLAPKAFASQTMSLWFLSDSMGQAFNAQATQFFSADTEVAYFGITGFVAIAFAIALFILAPFLKKYMKGVH; the protein is encoded by the coding sequence TTGAGTACAGATAGTCCTGCAAAGGAAAAAACATTTTTTGGGCATCCGCGTGGACTCGCAACCTTATTCAATACTGAATTTTGGGAGCGATTTTCCTACTATGGGATGCGCGCAATACTTATTTATTATATGTATGATACCGTTGCGAATGGCGGACTCGGTTTCAGCCAAGCAACAGCAACAGCCATTATGTCTATTTACGGTTCACTTGTCTTCATGTCAGGAGTTATCGGTGGTTGGTTTGCTGACCGCGTTTTAGGACCTAGACAGACAATCTTTTATGGTGGCGTACTCATCATGTTCGGTCACATCGTACTAGCACTACCAAATGGTGGAGCAACAGCCTTATTTATCTCGATGGCATTTATTATTCTTGGAACTGGGCTACTTAAACCTAATGTTTCTAATGTGGTCGGGGATTTATATCCTGCTGAGGACAATCGCCGTGATGCTGGTTTCAGTATTTTCTACATGGGAATTAATTTAGGTGCATTCATTGCTCCTTTCATCGTTTCAGCTGTTTCGGATAAAGCAAATAGTTTTCATGCAGGTTTTAGTGTAGCAGCAGTTGGTATGGCGGTAGCACTAATTGTTTATGTGCTAACGGGTAAACGATATTTAAAAGAAGCAGGCCAAAAAGTTCCAAATCCGCTTCAAAAATCAGAAACCAAAAGCCTGATTGTTAAGATTATCGGAATTGTTTTGGGGATTGGCTTACTGATTGCTATTTTAACATTGATTACAGGTAGTTTAACCATCAACACAATTATTCTTGCTGTAACCGTAATGGGGGTAGGCGTTCCACTAGCTTACTTCATTATGATGATGACAAGTAAGAAAACAGAACCAGATGAAAAATCCAGATTAACTGCTTACATACCATTATTTTTAATCGCCGTGTTATTTTGGATGATAGAAGAACAAGGATCTAGCACATTAGCGATATTTGCTGCTGAGAGAACAGATTTATCAATTGGTAGTTTTAATTTAAATCCTGCTAATTTCCAGTCACTTAATCCAGTATTTGTTATCATTCTATCCCCAATATTTGCTTGGATTTGGACTCGACTTGGGGACAGACAACCATCTACTCCGCGCAAATTTGCTTTAGGATTATTCTTCGCCGGATTGTCTTTTGTTATCATGATGCTTCCAGGGATTTTGCACGGAAATACAACAACACTTGTAAGCCCACTTTGGTTAGTGCTTAGTTTCTTCATTTGTATTTTTGGGGAAATGTTTATTTCACCGGTTGGATTATCAGCAACGACGAAATTAGCACCAAAAGCATTCGCATCTCAAACAATGAGTTTATGGTTTTTATCAGACTCGATGGGACAAGCTTTCAACGCACAAGCAACACAATTCTTTAGTGCCGATACAGAAGTGGCGTATTTCGGAATTACTGGATTTGTTGCAATTGCCTTTGCGATTGCACTATTCATCTTAGCACCATTCTTGAAAAAGTATATGAAGGGTGTTCATTAA